Proteins co-encoded in one Christiangramia fulva genomic window:
- the nirK gene encoding copper-containing nitrite reductase, whose amino-acid sequence MKNLINRQSISLWYMAVLFLSVSLQSCISDVEGSTTEISTVSNMTAELTAPPNVPPPVGARKAAKLIVDMEVVEKEGEMTDGVKYIYWTFNGTVPGSFIRTRVGDEIEFHLKNHPNNKLPHNIDLHAVTGPGGGAESTFVAPGQEKVFSFKALNQGLFVYHCATAPVGMHIANGMYGLILVEPKGGLPPVDKEYYVMQGDFYTKGKYGEPGLQPFDMEKAIDERPDYVVFNGKVGALNDDNALTANVGETVRLFVGNGGPNKVSSFHVIGEIFDKVHVEGGDLMNENVQTTLIPSGGAAIIEFKVQVPGTYLLVDHSIFRAFNKGALGMLKVSGKKDAKIYSGTQTERTFDPDGTMAKAKPAAEAGENLAETTKVLGKSLEEQKAHGKKVFMQTCFACHQANGQGIPGAFPPLAKSDFLNQDVVRAIGVVKHGLNGEVTVNGTTFNSVMPAQSLSDEEIADVLTYIYHNFDNNKTVVTPEMVKSQSK is encoded by the coding sequence ATGAAAAATTTAATTAATAGACAGAGCATCAGTTTATGGTATATGGCGGTACTTTTCCTTTCTGTTTCACTGCAATCCTGTATCTCTGATGTTGAAGGTTCAACAACCGAAATAAGTACAGTTTCCAACATGACAGCTGAATTGACTGCTCCTCCCAATGTTCCTCCCCCAGTAGGAGCAAGAAAAGCTGCCAAATTAATTGTAGATATGGAGGTCGTTGAAAAAGAAGGTGAAATGACGGATGGAGTAAAATATATTTACTGGACCTTCAACGGCACTGTACCAGGAAGTTTTATAAGAACCAGAGTTGGTGATGAAATAGAATTTCATCTAAAAAATCATCCCAACAATAAGCTACCTCATAATATAGATTTACACGCTGTAACAGGTCCTGGTGGTGGTGCCGAATCCACTTTTGTAGCTCCCGGGCAGGAGAAAGTGTTCTCCTTTAAAGCTCTTAATCAAGGACTTTTTGTTTACCACTGTGCTACCGCTCCGGTCGGAATGCATATCGCAAATGGGATGTATGGCCTTATTTTAGTTGAACCAAAAGGTGGCCTTCCTCCTGTAGATAAAGAATATTATGTAATGCAAGGAGATTTCTATACTAAAGGTAAATATGGAGAACCTGGTTTGCAACCATTTGATATGGAGAAAGCAATAGACGAACGCCCAGATTATGTGGTATTTAATGGAAAAGTCGGAGCTCTGAATGACGACAATGCGCTTACAGCCAATGTCGGAGAAACTGTGCGACTATTTGTTGGAAATGGAGGTCCGAATAAAGTTTCTTCTTTCCATGTCATTGGGGAAATTTTTGATAAGGTCCATGTGGAAGGTGGTGACCTTATGAACGAGAATGTGCAAACTACTCTTATCCCATCAGGTGGTGCGGCGATCATTGAATTTAAAGTTCAGGTACCTGGGACATATTTGTTGGTGGACCACTCTATATTTAGAGCTTTCAACAAAGGAGCTCTAGGGATGCTTAAGGTTTCTGGCAAGAAGGATGCTAAAATCTATTCCGGCACCCAGACAGAAAGAACGTTTGATCCTGATGGAACTATGGCAAAAGCTAAACCGGCTGCTGAAGCAGGCGAAAATTTGGCTGAAACCACAAAAGTATTGGGAAAATCACTTGAAGAACAAAAAGCCCACGGAAAAAAGGTCTTTATGCAAACGTGTTTCGCATGTCACCAGGCCAACGGCCAGGGAATACCCGGAGCCTTTCCTCCTCTCGCAAAATCAGACTTTCTTAATCAAGATGTTGTCCGTGCGATAGGTGTTGTGAAACATGGCTTAAATGGCGAAGTAACGGTAAATGGAACAACCTTCAATAGCGTCATGCCTGCCCAAAGCCTGAGCGACGAGGAGATCGCAGATGTGCTTACCTATATCTATCATAATTTTGACAATAACAAAACTGTAGTAACACCTGAAATGGTAAAATCGCAGTCAAAATAA
- a CDS encoding formylglycine-generating enzyme family protein translates to MFKRIFDHKVGVWIVLLILVSSASFAQQNQKMALIKGGEYIPLYGSDSTLVKVDEFFMDRFPVTNTQYLDFLKNHPEWVRSAIKPLFADKRYLATWESDLSFGKDNLPNAPVTNVSWFAAKKYCECQGKRLPRMDEWEFVAMADENTIDARIKPDFNQRILSWYETPNTSSKPIGSTFQNYWGVYDMHGLVWEWTLDFNSVLLSPASRGNGTGDSNLFCGSSAIGATNLMDYAAFMRYAFRRSIKARYDIKNLGFRCAKSINDKNLQ, encoded by the coding sequence ATGTTCAAAAGGATATTCGATCATAAAGTTGGAGTTTGGATAGTGTTATTGATTCTTGTTTCTTCAGCATCTTTTGCACAGCAGAATCAAAAAATGGCCTTGATAAAAGGGGGAGAATATATCCCCCTTTATGGGTCGGATTCAACACTTGTGAAAGTTGATGAATTCTTCATGGATAGATTTCCGGTGACCAATACTCAATATCTGGATTTCCTGAAAAATCATCCGGAGTGGGTAAGATCTGCAATCAAACCTCTTTTTGCCGATAAGAGGTATCTCGCAACCTGGGAAAGTGATCTTTCCTTTGGAAAGGATAATTTGCCTAATGCCCCTGTTACAAATGTTTCATGGTTTGCGGCCAAAAAATATTGCGAATGCCAGGGAAAGAGATTACCAAGAATGGACGAGTGGGAATTCGTGGCTATGGCTGACGAGAATACCATAGATGCCCGGATTAAACCGGATTTTAATCAGCGTATTCTTTCATGGTACGAAACACCTAACACCTCTTCCAAGCCGATAGGTAGCACCTTCCAGAATTATTGGGGAGTATACGATATGCATGGCCTGGTATGGGAATGGACTTTAGATTTTAACAGTGTACTTCTTTCTCCCGCTTCTCGCGGAAACGGTACTGGGGATTCTAATCTTTTTTGTGGCAGTAGTGCCATAGGCGCTACAAACCTTATGGATTATGCTGCCTTCATGCGTTATGCCTTTCGAAGGAGCATAAAAGCGAGATATGATATTAAAAACTTAGGGTTTAGATGCGCCAAAAGCATCAATGATAAAAATCTACAATAA
- a CDS encoding SCO family protein has product MKKIVLAGFVSVMMFASCNDNASKSTAKVIASNEKEALEKNEIPDLSLFNLSTTWTTQNGKDIKLQDLQGDVLVMVMIYTSCTTACPRLIADMKNIEERLPEAIKKHVKMVFVSIDPETDTPERLKSFAQDRDMDKEPWLFLRSTEENTREFAAVVAVNYKQINPMTFSHSNIISVFNPQGILLYQQEGLGVNSDETVENIQAAVSEI; this is encoded by the coding sequence ATGAAAAAAATAGTTCTAGCAGGTTTTGTGAGCGTTATGATGTTCGCTTCTTGCAATGATAATGCTTCAAAGAGTACCGCTAAAGTAATCGCTTCAAATGAAAAAGAAGCTCTAGAAAAAAATGAAATTCCAGATTTGTCTCTGTTCAACCTTTCAACGACCTGGACTACCCAAAACGGGAAGGACATCAAATTACAAGATTTACAGGGAGACGTATTGGTCATGGTGATGATCTATACGTCCTGCACTACCGCCTGCCCGCGTCTGATTGCTGATATGAAAAATATTGAAGAGCGTTTGCCCGAGGCTATTAAAAAACACGTAAAAATGGTCTTTGTGAGTATTGATCCTGAAACAGATACTCCAGAGCGGTTGAAGAGCTTTGCACAAGATAGGGATATGGATAAAGAACCATGGCTTTTTCTTCGGTCCACTGAAGAAAACACGCGGGAATTTGCCGCCGTTGTGGCCGTGAACTATAAGCAGATTAATCCTATGACCTTTTCTCACTCTAACATCATAAGCGTTTTTAACCCTCAGGGTATATTGCTTTATCAACAGGAAGGCCTGGGAGTAAATTCCGATGAAACTGTAGAGAACATTCAAGCTGCGGTAAGCGAAATATAG
- a CDS encoding FTR1 family protein: MKLLRSLFLPVLITLFLSENITAQEKENIPARTLVHLLDYIAQDYDSAINNGEIKNENEYSELLDFITTLKGLGHNLPFKTKKDSINLFRGISELSYRVASKKASNQIKIIADSLKKLVLQTTPIPISPPVWPDISKGKSLYRNYCMSCHGKNGEGDGSLSTELNPKPTNFWASKMLESSPFQIFNTIRLGVPQTSMKSFDELSDKEVWDLAFYIKALPYEQGKDKELAEKLISRKDLTLKDLAFLSDQDLEALFQDISVDTMTSVAALRNYSRTGKSSSSLSVAARFVNEAELFYEKGDQNAAREKALRAYLEGVEPVELQLKASYPSFMRKLEVDMQAFRSAIDHEQSKTKVRTKAKVALSGIEQAKSILADNKFSFWTTFLLAASVILREGLEAFLILITVLAVIKSVKASWAAKWVHLGWMLAVIVGVFSWFLVDDLINIGGSQREIVEGSISIFAASVLLYLGFWLHQKSEIGKWNSFVKTRVHSLLTGSNLLGIFAFAFIVVFREAFESVLFLSALNLEVEASNQSAIGLGVAGAFVIVLFLSWILLRYTKKFPVIKLLKISTVVIGGLAIVLIGKGVHALQESGFVPITGVNLSWRLDLLGYYPTWETISAQLGVISIILISYWWGHTLFFIKKLIFKRNP; encoded by the coding sequence ATGAAGCTACTTCGGAGTCTATTTTTGCCTGTTTTAATCACTCTTTTTTTATCAGAAAATATTACTGCCCAAGAAAAGGAGAACATACCAGCCCGAACTTTGGTTCATCTACTGGATTATATAGCTCAGGACTATGATTCTGCGATTAATAATGGTGAAATAAAAAATGAAAATGAATACAGTGAACTGCTGGATTTTATAACCACTTTAAAAGGATTGGGGCATAACCTCCCATTTAAGACCAAAAAAGATAGTATTAATTTATTCCGTGGAATTTCCGAATTGTCTTACAGGGTAGCTAGTAAAAAAGCTTCCAACCAAATTAAGATTATAGCAGATTCTTTGAAAAAACTAGTACTTCAAACTACACCAATTCCAATTTCACCTCCCGTATGGCCTGATATATCAAAAGGTAAATCCTTGTATAGAAATTACTGCATGTCCTGTCATGGAAAAAACGGAGAAGGCGATGGCAGTCTCTCAACCGAATTGAACCCTAAGCCAACCAATTTTTGGGCATCAAAAATGCTGGAGAGCTCACCTTTCCAAATCTTTAATACCATTCGGCTAGGGGTCCCCCAAACCAGCATGAAATCATTTGACGAACTATCAGATAAGGAAGTCTGGGATCTTGCTTTTTATATAAAAGCACTGCCTTATGAACAAGGAAAGGATAAGGAGCTGGCTGAAAAATTAATTTCCAGAAAAGATTTAACTTTAAAAGACCTGGCATTTTTATCAGATCAGGATTTGGAAGCTCTTTTTCAGGATATTTCTGTTGACACCATGACATCAGTAGCCGCACTGCGAAATTATTCGCGTACTGGGAAATCCTCAAGTAGTTTATCCGTTGCAGCGCGGTTTGTAAATGAAGCCGAATTGTTTTATGAAAAGGGGGATCAAAATGCAGCCCGGGAAAAAGCTTTGCGAGCTTATCTGGAAGGTGTTGAACCAGTGGAATTACAACTTAAAGCCAGCTATCCTTCGTTCATGCGAAAGTTGGAAGTAGACATGCAGGCTTTTCGAAGCGCAATAGATCATGAGCAAAGCAAGACGAAGGTACGTACCAAGGCAAAAGTTGCCCTTTCTGGAATTGAACAAGCCAAATCAATCCTTGCCGATAATAAATTTTCATTCTGGACAACCTTTCTTTTGGCCGCTTCTGTCATACTCCGCGAAGGACTTGAAGCTTTTCTAATTTTAATTACTGTATTAGCTGTAATAAAATCCGTGAAGGCATCCTGGGCGGCAAAATGGGTACACCTGGGATGGATGCTGGCAGTAATAGTTGGGGTATTCAGCTGGTTCCTGGTAGATGACCTTATAAATATTGGTGGTAGCCAAAGAGAAATTGTGGAAGGAAGCATTTCAATCTTTGCAGCAAGTGTTCTCCTTTATTTGGGATTTTGGCTGCATCAAAAATCGGAAATCGGGAAGTGGAATTCTTTCGTAAAAACCAGGGTTCATAGCCTCCTTACTGGTAGTAATCTTTTGGGGATTTTCGCTTTTGCTTTTATTGTGGTTTTTAGAGAGGCGTTTGAGTCCGTTCTTTTTCTTTCAGCACTGAATCTCGAGGTTGAAGCTTCCAACCAATCCGCCATTGGGTTGGGTGTGGCAGGAGCTTTTGTGATTGTATTGTTCCTTTCCTGGATTCTCTTAAGGTATACGAAAAAGTTTCCGGTCATCAAGTTACTCAAAATCTCCACTGTGGTTATTGGTGGTTTAGCTATTGTTCTGATAGGAAAAGGTGTACATGCCCTTCAGGAAAGTGGTTTTGTTCCTATCACTGGTGTTAACCTCTCCTGGAGATTAGACCTTCTGGGATATTATCCTACCTGGGAAACAATAAGCGCCCAGTTGGGAGTAATTTCAATTATTCTTATAAGTTATTGGTGGGGCCATACTTTGTTTTTTATCAAGAAGCTTATTTTTAAAAGGAATCCGTAG
- a CDS encoding Crp/Fnr family transcriptional regulator: MIPVDILLENGAKKRLFEKNEYIFREGKKAHFYYQIFSGEVKMNNFLENGKEFIQSFFSAPRSFGEPPLFANIRYPANAIATMDSEIFLLEKKAFLQLLTSHPLIHLKITEALATRLHYKAVMAPEISSQEPEHRILRVLDYLKKEIYKLEKPFSFKVDLTRQQIADLTGLRVETVIRATKALEKKKELKIKNRKVYR, from the coding sequence ATGATACCTGTAGATATATTGTTGGAAAATGGAGCTAAAAAAAGATTATTTGAGAAAAATGAATATATTTTCAGGGAAGGCAAAAAAGCTCATTTTTACTATCAAATATTTTCTGGCGAAGTAAAAATGAATAATTTTCTAGAAAACGGAAAAGAATTCATTCAGAGCTTTTTCAGCGCTCCCCGAAGCTTTGGGGAACCGCCGCTTTTTGCCAACATTCGCTATCCTGCCAACGCCATTGCAACAATGGATTCGGAAATTTTTTTACTTGAAAAGAAAGCATTCTTACAATTACTTACCTCCCACCCTTTGATCCATCTTAAAATTACAGAAGCTCTGGCCACTCGACTCCATTATAAGGCAGTTATGGCGCCCGAAATTTCTTCTCAGGAGCCTGAACACAGGATTCTGAGAGTCCTGGATTACTTAAAAAAGGAGATCTACAAATTGGAGAAACCTTTTTCCTTTAAAGTTGACCTTACAAGACAACAAATCGCAGATTTAACGGGACTTCGAGTGGAAACTGTGATTAGAGCCACAAAAGCGCTGGAAAAGAAAAAAGAATTAAAAATTAAAAATCGTAAAGTTTACCGATAA
- the ric gene encoding iron-sulfur cluster repair di-iron protein encodes MENLLETPVGQIVAEDYRTAQIFKNHKIDFCCQGNRSIREAAEKNKLDAHVLLNEIKTLQNIKTEERIDFQKWPMEQLIDYIEKKHHRYVEEQIPILKAYLEKLCKVHGDSHPELFQITDNFNQSGAELGAHMKKEELILFPIIKKMEQAKKSATKFEKVPMGTVQNPIQKMMDEHETEGERFRQIEALSDGYTPPADACNTYRVTYSLLHEFEEDLHQHIHLENNILFPKAAELEKELAN; translated from the coding sequence ATGGAAAATCTACTTGAAACACCCGTAGGTCAAATCGTTGCTGAAGATTATCGTACAGCACAAATTTTTAAAAACCATAAAATTGATTTTTGTTGTCAGGGCAACAGAAGTATTCGAGAAGCAGCTGAAAAAAATAAATTAGATGCGCACGTCCTATTAAATGAAATCAAAACTTTACAAAATATAAAAACAGAAGAAAGGATTGATTTTCAAAAATGGCCAATGGAGCAACTCATTGATTATATCGAAAAAAAACATCATCGGTATGTCGAAGAGCAGATTCCTATTCTGAAAGCATATCTTGAGAAACTCTGCAAGGTTCATGGCGACAGTCATCCTGAACTATTTCAAATTACCGATAATTTCAATCAATCAGGTGCAGAACTTGGTGCTCATATGAAAAAAGAAGAGTTGATTCTTTTTCCCATTATTAAAAAAATGGAACAGGCCAAAAAGTCGGCCACAAAATTTGAAAAAGTCCCAATGGGCACTGTTCAAAACCCCATTCAAAAAATGATGGATGAACACGAAACAGAAGGAGAGCGGTTCCGGCAAATAGAAGCCTTAAGTGATGGCTATACCCCACCGGCGGATGCGTGTAATACCTATAGGGTCACCTACTCCTTACTCCACGAGTTTGAAGAGGATCTCCATCAACATATTCACCTTGAAAATAATATACTCTTTCCTAAAGCTGCAGAACTAGAAAAAGAATTAGCAAACTAA
- a CDS encoding nitric-oxide reductase large subunit yields the protein MSKEKKLWIAFILIITASFAVLGYYGFEIYQKAPPMPTKIVTTDGQTVFDGQDIKDGQNVWQSLGGQEVGSIWGHGAYTAPDWTADWLHREALFILNHWSEKEFDVSYEKLGSEEQAKLERRLQIELRNNTYDPGNKTISISPIRAEAIKYLNSYYKGLFMNDPKLDELRNNYAIPENSIKDETRMRQMTGFFFWTSWAAVTERPGAEVTYTHNWPADDLVGNKATGDLLLWTGFSVILLLFGIGIMIFYHARMKEEEGPDKPVQDPLMRQTITPSMKAVKKYIWVVSLLILIQVTFGVITAHYGVEGDAFYGLNLADILPYSISRTWHVQLGILWIATAWLATGLYIAPAVSGKDPKFQKLGVNFLFICLLIIVLGSMAGQWMGVMQKLGLTQNFWFGHQGYEYVDLGRFWQIFLLVGLFVWLALMVRPLIPVLKRKTSERNLLLMFLVSSAAIALFYAAGLMWGRQTNLAIAEYWRWWVVHLWVEGFFEVFATVVSAFLFVRLGLLRTKTATLNILLATIIFLSGGIIGTFHHLYFSGTPKAVMALGATFSALEVVPLVLIGYEVYENYRLSKSTQWLKDYKWPIYCLIAVAFWNFLGAGIFGFIINPPIALYYMQGLNTTAVHAHTALFGVYGMLGIGLMLFVLRSIYRVKIWNEKLMSFSFWSINIGLLLMVVLSLLPLGLLQTVASVNKGMWYARSSEFLHQPGMDTLRWLRVIGDTIFAIGLVAFVWFVFSLNKSEEINE from the coding sequence ATGTCTAAGGAAAAAAAACTATGGATCGCTTTCATTTTAATTATTACAGCTTCTTTCGCCGTATTGGGCTACTACGGTTTCGAAATTTATCAGAAGGCTCCTCCAATGCCTACCAAAATAGTTACTACTGATGGGCAAACTGTTTTTGACGGGCAGGATATTAAAGACGGTCAAAATGTTTGGCAAAGCCTGGGAGGCCAGGAAGTAGGATCCATTTGGGGTCATGGTGCCTATACAGCCCCAGATTGGACTGCTGACTGGCTTCATCGGGAAGCTCTTTTTATTCTTAATCATTGGTCGGAAAAAGAATTTGATGTTTCTTATGAAAAACTGGGTAGTGAAGAGCAGGCGAAACTGGAGCGCAGGCTACAGATAGAACTGCGCAATAACACTTATGATCCGGGGAATAAAACGATCAGCATTTCGCCCATTCGGGCAGAGGCTATAAAATATTTGAATTCCTACTATAAAGGATTGTTTATGAACGATCCTAAACTAGATGAGCTCAGGAATAATTATGCCATTCCCGAAAATTCCATAAAAGACGAAACCAGAATGCGACAAATGACTGGTTTTTTCTTTTGGACTTCCTGGGCAGCAGTGACGGAAAGGCCAGGCGCAGAGGTGACCTATACGCACAATTGGCCAGCAGACGATCTTGTAGGAAATAAAGCTACTGGAGATCTACTTCTTTGGACAGGTTTCAGCGTTATTCTGCTACTTTTCGGGATCGGGATAATGATTTTCTACCATGCCCGGATGAAAGAAGAAGAAGGACCCGACAAACCAGTACAGGATCCGTTGATGCGACAAACTATTACTCCTTCTATGAAGGCAGTTAAAAAATATATCTGGGTAGTTAGCCTTCTTATACTAATACAAGTAACCTTTGGAGTTATTACCGCCCATTATGGTGTGGAAGGGGATGCTTTTTATGGCCTGAATCTGGCGGATATCCTCCCTTATTCAATTTCCCGGACCTGGCATGTACAGTTGGGTATACTGTGGATTGCTACGGCTTGGCTTGCCACCGGACTTTATATTGCACCCGCTGTATCAGGTAAAGACCCTAAATTTCAAAAACTAGGAGTTAATTTCCTATTTATTTGCCTCTTAATAATTGTTCTGGGATCTATGGCAGGTCAATGGATGGGAGTAATGCAAAAGCTTGGTCTCACACAAAACTTCTGGTTTGGTCATCAAGGATATGAATACGTGGATTTAGGCCGCTTCTGGCAAATATTTCTGCTGGTGGGATTATTTGTATGGTTAGCCTTAATGGTAAGGCCGCTGATCCCTGTTCTAAAACGTAAAACATCCGAAAGGAATTTGCTTTTAATGTTTTTAGTCTCTTCCGCTGCCATTGCATTATTTTATGCTGCCGGATTGATGTGGGGTCGCCAAACCAATCTTGCTATTGCTGAATATTGGAGATGGTGGGTTGTGCATCTTTGGGTAGAAGGATTTTTTGAAGTATTTGCTACAGTAGTATCCGCATTTTTGTTTGTAAGGTTAGGGTTACTACGTACTAAAACAGCTACACTCAATATACTTTTAGCTACAATAATATTTTTATCAGGCGGAATCATTGGTACCTTTCACCATTTATACTTTAGCGGTACACCTAAAGCGGTAATGGCCTTAGGGGCTACTTTCAGCGCTCTTGAAGTGGTACCTTTAGTACTCATTGGGTACGAAGTATATGAAAATTACCGGTTGAGCAAATCTACACAGTGGCTCAAAGACTATAAGTGGCCAATTTACTGTTTAATCGCTGTAGCATTCTGGAATTTTTTGGGTGCTGGAATTTTTGGATTTATTATAAACCCTCCGATTGCACTGTATTATATGCAGGGACTCAATACAACTGCCGTGCATGCTCATACAGCTCTCTTTGGTGTATACGGAATGTTGGGCATTGGATTGATGCTTTTTGTACTGCGAAGTATTTATAGGGTAAAAATATGGAACGAAAAATTAATGAGTTTTAGCTTCTGGTCTATAAACATTGGTTTACTTCTTATGGTAGTACTAAGCTTACTTCCACTTGGATTATTGCAAACAGTTGCCAGTGTAAATAAAGGAATGTGGTATGCCAGGTCATCGGAATTCCTACATCAGCCCGGAATGGATACACTTAGATGGCTCAGAGTCATAGGCGATACTATTTTCGCTATCGGATTGGTAGCCTTCGTATGGTTTGTCTTTTCTTTAAATAAGAGCGAAGAAATAAACGAGTAA
- a CDS encoding DoxX family protein, whose protein sequence is MNKIFKTDYSPSQVDAVLLVLRAAVAALMLTHGIPKLQMLLSGGEIQFPGVMGLSPGFSLFLTIFAEVVCSIFIFFGVVTRLAVIAPMITMLVAVFMIHGNDPFINKELGLLYLSLYLPLLILGSGKYSFDLVLKSI, encoded by the coding sequence ATGAATAAAATCTTTAAAACGGACTATTCACCCTCACAGGTTGATGCTGTGCTATTGGTCCTTAGAGCAGCGGTAGCGGCGCTAATGCTTACGCACGGAATTCCAAAATTACAAATGCTATTGTCAGGTGGAGAAATACAATTTCCAGGAGTGATGGGCCTTAGCCCAGGATTCTCCCTGTTTCTCACAATATTTGCAGAAGTGGTTTGTTCCATATTTATTTTCTTTGGTGTGGTTACACGGTTGGCGGTTATTGCACCAATGATCACCATGTTAGTTGCGGTCTTTATGATTCATGGCAATGATCCCTTTATAAATAAGGAATTAGGACTTCTTTATCTATCACTGTATTTGCCTTTGCTGATTTTGGGAAGCGGAAAATACTCTTTTGATCTTGTTCTAAAATCCATATAA
- the ygiD gene encoding 4,5-DOPA dioxygenase extradiol gives MSLSVFNNFTSSLPKQDSQMPVLFIGHGSPMNGIQDNEFSSRWTKMAKEIHTPRAVLVISAHWLSHGTRITSMDFPKTIHDFGGFPKELFEVQYPAPGSPGLARQTKELVRSTHIEEDHDWGLDHGTWTVVRHMYPEADIPVLQLSIDLTKSARYHFELSKELAELRKRGVLIIGSGNMVHNLRMVAWNKIEEPGYGYDWALEMNQRFKKHILSGDFYKLINYENLGHEAKLAIPTPEHYIPLLYSLGLKKENDEVTFFNDKAVAGSLTMTSVKIG, from the coding sequence ATGTCACTTTCTGTCTTTAATAATTTCACATCTTCCCTTCCAAAACAGGATTCTCAGATGCCAGTGCTTTTCATTGGCCATGGTTCCCCGATGAATGGGATACAGGATAATGAATTTAGTAGCCGGTGGACAAAAATGGCAAAAGAGATCCACACTCCCAGGGCAGTGCTCGTAATTTCGGCCCACTGGCTATCTCATGGTACCCGTATTACCAGTATGGATTTTCCTAAGACAATACATGATTTTGGAGGTTTTCCAAAAGAGCTTTTCGAAGTGCAATATCCTGCTCCGGGGAGTCCAGGCCTGGCCAGACAAACCAAGGAATTGGTAAGATCTACACATATAGAAGAAGATCATGATTGGGGTTTAGACCATGGCACCTGGACGGTGGTAAGGCATATGTATCCTGAAGCCGATATTCCGGTATTGCAACTCAGTATTGATCTTACCAAAAGTGCGAGATATCATTTTGAGCTTTCCAAAGAATTGGCTGAGTTGAGAAAACGTGGGGTATTGATTATCGGCAGTGGCAATATGGTGCATAATCTCCGTATGGTTGCCTGGAATAAAATAGAGGAACCCGGTTACGGCTACGACTGGGCGCTGGAGATGAACCAAAGATTTAAGAAGCATATTCTGTCCGGTGACTTTTATAAGTTAATCAACTATGAAAATCTAGGTCATGAAGCTAAACTTGCCATTCCCACTCCCGAACATTATATCCCACTTTTGTATAGTCTTGGACTCAAAAAAGAAAATGATGAGGTTACCTTTTTTAACGACAAGGCGGTGGCAGGATCTTTAACAATGACTTCAGTAAAAATTGGTTAA
- a CDS encoding YceI family protein produces the protein MKHLLSLITIAFLSATTLAQTTWKADPAHTQVSFGIIHMGISEVEGKFDKFDGTIGAAEDDFSDAQYEMAIEVPSINTGVEMRDNHLRSPDFFDAEKYPEMTFKSTSSKKVGEDKYKVTGNLTFHGITKPVTLDVWYRGQVKNPQNGQVSAGFAISGNVKRSDYNLGPNFPEAVLSDNVLLDIDTEFKKQ, from the coding sequence ATGAAACATCTACTATCATTAATTACAATTGCTTTTTTAAGCGCGACGACTCTTGCACAAACAACCTGGAAAGCCGATCCCGCTCATACTCAAGTATCTTTCGGAATTATTCACATGGGTATTTCTGAAGTTGAAGGTAAATTCGACAAATTTGACGGTACCATCGGGGCGGCGGAAGATGATTTCAGCGACGCACAATATGAAATGGCCATAGAGGTACCTTCCATTAATACAGGAGTAGAAATGCGAGATAATCATTTAAGGAGTCCCGATTTCTTCGATGCTGAAAAATATCCGGAAATGACTTTTAAAAGTACGTCTTCAAAAAAAGTTGGAGAAGACAAATACAAAGTTACTGGAAATCTAACTTTTCATGGAATAACAAAACCTGTGACCTTGGATGTATGGTACCGCGGGCAAGTGAAAAACCCTCAGAACGGACAGGTGAGTGCAGGCTTTGCCATTTCCGGAAATGTAAAAAGGTCGGATTATAATTTAGGTCCCAATTTTCCGGAAGCTGTCCTGAGCGACAATGTTTTGCTTGATATTGATACCGAATTCAAGAAACAATAA